One Echeneis naucrates chromosome 16, fEcheNa1.1, whole genome shotgun sequence genomic window, aacaaacaccGAGTCTTCATCTGTCCAAACGGGGCTCTGAAGTAAAGAAAGGGGTCCGTCAGAATTTCAGAGCTCAAACTTTGTGTTTTCGGTCAAAGCGTTTCTGTCGGAGAGCCGTTAGCTTCGTTAGCAGCTAAGCTAACAGCCGCCATTAGCAGCTCAGACTGAAAACATCAAGATGGCGACAGGAAGGAggcagatgaagaagaaactcCTGGACGACAAAACCGACCTGAAAGTGTTCGATTTTACAGAAGAAAACGAAAAGAGGGAGCTGAGCGGCTCCGAGGACGACGTGAGAGAAGGTGGGCGAAGTGAGCTGGTTTTATTTCAGCCCTTCAACCTTTCAGAGATCTTTATCTGGACTGTCTCTTCCAGATGAATCTAACATGGCGGACAAAATGGCGAAGAAGAGGCCGGCAGAGGAGGCGGCCTGTGCTGTGGGGTAACACCTGTTCACactgaacaaagaaaacagtcaTAGCTCTGATGTTATAACTCATCATCACATACTTCCTTCTTAATAAAGTGTACCTTCCTGTTCTAAAAGCAGATTCTTCTCAAACtgatctctgctgctctcatgtTTTTAGTCCAGATCGCATCTATCAGGGAGACAACTGAGAAAAAGCAtctgttttctgatttaatcTGAAAAGTTCAAACTATTTGTTGCAAAAGTGTTAAGtcgaaaaaataaaaaaattcaactaAAGTACAATTAtctttaaaattgaaatgtACTTAGTCGCTTTCCTCCACTTTATCTCtactttttctgtctcctgctgcAGGAATGAGTTCCAGTCCATGTTGGAGAAATTTGGAGGTAATGTTTCATTTATAACCTGCTAAAAATGTCTGAGAGGCAAGTGAGTCTGTAAGGTATTTATAAATGGGGCAAGGTTCAGCTTTATCTTGTGTGTTTGATCCAGCCGACATCAGCAAGGTGATGCAGGCCAAGAAGAAACGTCTGGAGTCGCTGACAAAGAACTACATGAAAGGCAGTCAACACAAACTGGAGCAGCTGTGGAACAACTACCACAGTCAGAGGTTCGACTTCCACCCTCCACAGCACCAAGAGAACTGGATGACAAATCCATGAGTCATGTGACTCACGTTTATATTCTTCACCATACGTTTATTTCATCCCTCATAAATTCTGCTCCTTGACATTGACACTGCTGTGAGAAGCGTTGACTTGTGTGCATTTGCAGGCAGAAGATGACGGAGCAGTACTCTCAGCAGGTGTCCATGGCGCTGCAGCAATGGGAGACTGAAGCCCAGCGAgctgaagagcaggaggagaagttCAACGTGTGTGCTGTTTTCAAATCCTCCTGTAACTAAAATGTAATATGACATTAAACTTGAATTCAGGGCCTTCAATGACGTTTATCAACTGCTGAGATTCAATGTTCAGTCTGAGCAGAATAAATAAGATAGATGTTTGTCCTGGAAACTCTGCTGGACTCAGGACTAAGATGTAATATCTGAGGGTGTCTATGTCTCCATTTATGATGTTCAGGGTGACAAATTCAGAACGTGTTGGTGATGAATACCTCTCTCTGCAGAA contains:
- the sycp3 gene encoding synaptonemal complex protein 3 isoform X2, with translation MATGRRQMKKKLLDDKTDLKVFDFTEENEKRELSGSEDDVREDESNMADKMAKKRPAEEAACAVGNEFQSMLEKFGADISKVMQAKKKRLESLTKNYMKGSQHKLEQLWNNYHSQRQKMTEQYSQQVSMALQQWETEAQRAEEQEEKFNNLFRQQQKILQQARVVQNQKLKTVRDLYEQFVKTMEEMEKNQESFLQGAQQELRKEMATLQKKILMDTQQEMATVRKSLQTMLF
- the sycp3 gene encoding synaptonemal complex protein 3 isoform X1, with the protein product MATGRRQMKKKLLDDKTDLKVFDFTEENEKRELSGSEDDVREDESNMADKMAKKRPAEEAACAVGNEFQSMLEKFGADISKVMQAKKKRLESLTKNYMKGSQHKLEQLWNNYHSQRQKMTEQYSQQVSMALQQWETEAQRAEEQEEKFNNLFRQQQKILQQARVVQNQKLKTVRDLYEQFVKTMEEMEKNQESFLQGAQQELRKEMATLQKKILMDTQQQEMATVRKSLQTMLF